From the Lathyrus oleraceus cultivar Zhongwan6 chromosome 4, CAAS_Psat_ZW6_1.0, whole genome shotgun sequence genome, one window contains:
- the LOC127073183 gene encoding sugar transporter ERD6-like 6 has product MALSLLVVSISFYLKEYISPDSDLYATLSLVSVAGVVVMVIAFSLGLGAMPWIIMSEILPINIKGLAGSFATLANWFFSWLVTLAANLLLDWSSGGTFTIYTAVCVFTAGFVAIWVPETKGKTLEEIQQFFR; this is encoded by the exons ATGGCTTTGAGTCTTTTGGTTGTTTCAATATCATTCTACTTGAAg GAATATATATCACCAGATTCTGATTTATATGCGACATTGAGCCTCGTATCGGTGGCTGGAGTTGTG GTCATGGTTATTGCATTCTCTCTGGGATTAGGAGCAATGCCATGGATTATAATGTCTGAG ATTCTTCCGATTAACATCAAAGGCCTAGCTGGAAGTTTTGCAACACTTGCCAATTGGTTCTTTTCCTGGTTGGTTACATTAGCAGCAAATTTGCTCTTGGATTGGAGTTCGGGAG GAACCTTCACAATATATACTGCAGTGTGTGTTTTCACAGCAGGATTTGTTGCCATTTGGGTCCCCGAGACAAAGGGaaaaactcttgaagaaatacaacagtttttcagatga